The following are encoded in a window of Primulina eburnea isolate SZY01 chromosome 4, ASM2296580v1, whole genome shotgun sequence genomic DNA:
- the LOC140830788 gene encoding uncharacterized protein, translating into MAFATYNKNGPLVVLILMLISTSTCKFGVVADEYLPEAENEGGSSGYLSQGGGVGTSQDHIFNKVLECFDDKNIYSSCDEAYRLTQGGKLDVPYDYTDQYCNGPCITETENVLACIHGIFDQFLFHNRATLSDIHDTLESGCSYGPKRGNFDVAEHIQANGASADKTFNPTLFANIFLISIMYNVLF; encoded by the exons ATGGCATTCGCAACATATAATAAGAATGGTCCTCTAGTAGTGTTGATTCTGATGCTCATCTCCACTTCCACTTGCAAATTTG GCGTCGTCGCGGATGAGTATTTGCCTGAGGCGGAAAATGAAGGAGGGTCGAGTGGGTATCTGTCTCAAGGAGGTGGTGTGGGCACAAGTCAAGATCATATATTCAACAAAGTTTTGGAATGTTTCGACGATAAGAAT ATATATAGTAGCTGTGATGAAGCATACAGATTGACCCAAGGCGGCAAACTCGACGTGCCATACGATTACACGGATCAGTACTGCAACGGACCCTGCATAACCGAGACAGAAAACGTTCTAGCCTGCATCCATGGCATATTCGACCAATTTTTGTTCCACAACAGAGCTACTCTAAGCGATATACACGACACACTCGAATCCGGATGCAGCTATGGACCCAAAAGAG GTAATTTCGATGTTGCTGAGCACATTCAAGCTAATGGGGCTTCTgcagacaagacatttaacCCTACTTTATTTGCTAATATTTTCTTGATAAGTATTATGTACAATGTCTTGTTCTAA
- the LOC140830789 gene encoding uncharacterized protein yields MAGYKRSEEFPVSSQEHENSSMEKKYGGLVPKKKPLISKDPERAFFDSADWALCKQGAGVNQKTTVDIETLRPKLQRTPHQQLPPRRPACTS; encoded by the exons ATGGCTGGCTACAAGAGAAGCGAAGAGTTCCCAGTTTCTTCCCAAGAACACGAG aattcttCGATGGAAAAAAAGTATGGAGGCTTGGTGCCAAAGAAGAAACCATTAATCTCGAAG GACCCTGAACGTGCCTTTTTTGATTCTGCCGATTGGGCTTTATGCAAG CAAGGAGCTGGAGTCAACCAAAAAACGACAGTGGACATAGAAACCTTAAGGCCAAAATTGCAG aGAACGCCTCACCAACAATTGCCTCCTCGAAGACCTGCCTGCACATCTTAA